GTCAGAGGTAAACAAACCACCATTTTGGAAAAGATTTCTATAGTAACTCGATTCCATAAGAAATGGGGTTTGGTTCATGAAAACAACCAAGTTTTTATCAACGTTTCCTTGAGAATCTCTCGGGCACTGTTGCTTCAGGAACTGTGCATAATATGGGTTTAGCTTCGGGTCCTGCATTGTTGTGCTGTTAAAGTTGTAGAGTCTGTTTGTGAATGAGGAACAGTGTGCTCGTCCAATTGTATGTGCTCCTGCATACAAATAGACATCATAGAAGTATGAATATTATCTGATATAAGCTGAAATATTAAATCATGGTATTTTATACTGGTTTGTTGTTATTCTTTTCTAGGAAAGAAAGAAAGATCACACTGAACTAATCAAAGAGAAAAGAAGCAGAAACATATATACCAGAAAGAGCAACCATTTCATCCTGTGTTAAACCCTTGTTTGCAAAAGATTGAGTGATTTGATCAAGGTTAAAAGAAGGAGCAGGGATGTCTAAAGTTTCTGATGCTTTAGAAATCCTGCCATCTCTTCTTCCTGCTGGTACATCCCAGTATCCTCCTGCAGTCTACAATGCACAGAACAAAAAGACTAAAGTTTTGTCCAAAATTCAGTAGAAAAAACAAGGTTGATTGATGTTGTTACCAAAGATATGGAGTCCCTTGCAGCATATGAAAGAATATCAGCACACGACACAACCCCTTTACAAGCAGCCTCGATTCTAGCCTTAGCATTGTCGATCACTTCAAGACCTTGTAGAGTGTTTCCATTTGGTGGACCTTCTTTCTCAGCTTGATTGGTTGGGGTTGAATCTATAAGGACTGATCCATCACAACCCTGTCAGAAAAAGAAACATTCATGTTAGGCTCCGTTCTATCGGACTTATTTTGTCTCAACTTatattatatgaacttattttaacttaactgaacttatctgaacttgctgaacttattttgactgaaataaacttatttgtgtgttaaAATGTTTGGAACttcttttctgaacttatctgaacttattttgtctgaaataagtgaaaattagTCGAACAGAATAAATATTTTGTGTTTACCCTAACAAAGCAGTCATGGAAATGCAGTCGAACAATGCCAGGAGCAATCCCTCTGTCTCTAAGAAAAGATTTTGTAACCTCGTCTCTAATAATAGCTTCAGCAAAGGGACATTTATCGCGGTAGAATCCTACTTCCAGAGCTGCTTCAATGTGAGAGCTTAAGAAACATGCCACCACTATAATTGCCAAAGCTAACTTCATTTTCATGGGAAAATTAGCTCTATATCTTGATATAAGAAGTTGAAATGTTACTTTTGAGTTTGTTAGTACTCAACAAACTCCCTTGGGTTTTTATAACAGCGAAAACATGCACATATTATGCAAGTATGGAGTTTCCCTTGTAAATTATTTTCTACTAGCAGTTGTCATTTGTCTTGAACTATAACCATACGTTATTCCCATGCTGTTGCAAATTCTGGTCTTTTGCAATTGTTTATAGGTAATTATTAGGAGAGAATAACCAATGACTTCTAAGAGATTTGGACATTTTGGAGAAGCACATTCATACAATATGTGCATGGTGTTCATGATGCTCTCTTTGCGAACACCCTCTCTGGctcttccttctttctttgtttATTTTAGTTTAGTTGGTTGTTCTGCATTAGATATTTCAGGGTACTTTAGGTTTACAGTTAAGATCGCCGCCTTGGCGCCAGCGGCGGAGCCAAGACTTTTTAATCGAGGTGTCCGGGTGTCGACATTTTTGAATTGGGGTGTCAAACATGTTAACTAACAGTTATTTGGTCCATATTAATTTACTTTTTCTAATAAATATAAACATAAACGTTCTTTTTAACAAAATTGGGTGGTCGGTCACCCACCCTTGACACACCGTGGCTCCGCCACTAGCGCCTTACTACTGTAGTAAAACTTGTAATCAAGCCAATTTTCACCAAAATGCACATGAAATGAGATTCAAGACCAACCCACCAACGAGGAAAACTCCCCATTAGGATATTCTGGTTGAGTAAAAGGGAAGGGACATTCAATATGCAAATGAACACATGATCCATAATTGGATGATGAAAGCCTAGAGAAGAGTTGCAGTATGGAGCAAATTACATAACTGAATAGCAGCTAAACAGGATCTTTGAACAACACAAATCGACAAAAAGAAATGTATATTTAATATTCTGTATGTCATAACAGAGGATTTTTAGTGATTTATGtagattttttttatcatttggCTTCAGTTTTTATTAAAAAACAGACAATTCACTAAGAAAAGGTGTCTATTGTTTGACAATTCTGAAATTCTCAAATCCACATTTTGAGACTTCTAATCTAAGCCTCTGGCTTATTTAGAAGTACACTAACAGCAGAAAATACAGCAAATTTTGCTACCTAACCAAGCAgtctttttttatatttatggATTAATCACCCTGCAATTAGCTCGAATCTCTCCTTGATTTCCAGTTAATACTTGAACCTGGCTTAACTTAATCATAGCTTGAGCAAAATCCACTTTCCAAGACAAATCATTCGCTGCATAACTTGCCGCCTGAGTAGCAGTCGTCTGGCTGTCTAAGAGTGACTGATCAGAAACAAATAAACCAGCATGTTTGAAAAGATTTCCATAGTAGCTCGAGTCCATGTAAAACGGACTTTGGTTCATTCCAACAACCAAGGTTTGGTTAAAAATTTCTTGCAGAACTTTTGGACACACTATTCTTAGGAGCTGTGCATAATGTGGGTCTAGGTTTGGGTCCTTCATTGTTTTGGTGTTATGGTTGTAGAGTCTGTCAGTGAACTGGAAGCAGTGTGACCGACCAATTGAATGTGATCCTGCATATAAATACTCCGGATATTAGCTGAATCTAAGTAGTATCTAACTTAAACTTGAGATAATGACTTTTTCTTGGGGTTTTTGCCTAGATCCCTTCTgcgtagacctgtcaaaaatcaacCTGACCCGAAACCGACCAAAAATgttgggtcttgaacaagattttgtgacccgtaacccgattttattcAAACTTgaacaacccgaaaagtaatgggtcaaaaccagACCGAACCTGCTTTTGACCCGACCagttgaaaatcattgtatttatagtaataaatgagagaCATTTTAAACACAATAAACACGTAATTATTGTTGGGTTTAATATGATTTTGATGTGAATTATAagtcattttatggttgaatttgaataaatataaacttgcgaatgaaaaattgttaatttgtgcttatattttgtatatttattaccAAATTAACGTGTTTTAAAATCTCTAGAACCCGAAAATTTTGGGttttgaacaagcatttgtaaaacCCAAACTCGAAAGTTACCCACCCGAGTTAACCCGGAAGTAATTTTTTATAACACGACCCGActgacccgtttgacaggtctcaGGATCTATAGTACTGTGGTTTTTAAGTATGATACCCAGGAAAGGTCACACTGAACTTATCAAAGGAGAAGAAACGGAGACATACCAGAAAGAGCAACCATATCAGCCTGTGTCAAACCCTTGTTTGCAAAAGATTCAGTGATTTGAACAAGGTTAAAAGAAGGAAGAGGGATATCAACAATTTCTGATGCTCTTGAAATCCTGCCATCTCTCCTTCCTGCTGGTACATCCCAGTACACTCCTCCTGACTGCATTAATTCCCAACACAATCTTTACATTTTACAGTACTAGTTTAACAGCTTATTTTTGTCAGAAATTCAGTTTGGAgaaaaggaggttgatgttctTACAAGTACATTGGAATCCCTAGCAGCATATGCTAGAATATCAGCACAGGACAAAACTCCAGGACACACAGCTTCGAGTTTATCCTTAGCATTGTAGATCACTTCCAAACCTCTTATTGATTCGTTGGTTGAACCGTCTTTCTCAGCTTGATTTGTTGGGGTTGAATCTATGAAAATTGATCCATCACAACCCTGCAGCCACACAAAGTAATCACTGTCATGTATATAAATATACTAGATTAGGTCCAGTGCAATCAcgaatattataaaattatcatttgcccatttttaataaaaatatttgagTTCAAAGAATTGTTTGAAAATAAAGTAGCATTGAGTACAAAAGATTTTGACAGATTTTCAAAAGATTAATAGAGTTTTAGTCAAATACACTGATTCTTTTCCATGAAAATTTGttgaaataaataatgaaaaaaaaatttggCAGCAAATCTTTTCACCGGGAAATGGCATGTATAATATGAAGAGCAAGAAAGAGTAGCATAGGTAATGTATGTGTGTTACCCTGACAAAACAGTCATGGAATTGCAGCCTAACAATGCCAGCAGCAATGCCTTTGTCTATAAGGTAGGATTTTTTGACCTCATGGTTGATTATAGCTTCAGCAAATGGACATTTATCGCGGTAAAATCCTACTTCCAGTGCTGCTTGACTATGAGAGATTAAGGAACATATCACTATAACTGATAAAATTCGCTTCATTATCATGAACAAGTTAGATCTATGTGTTTCTATATTTTGATGCAAGAATTTCATTATTAGTGTTGGCAATATGAGCTTGTTTGTTGCTCAACAAACTCATTGGTATTTATAACACAAAAGATATGCACAAATAGAAACCCTCGTATTTGCGTTCGAGTTTTCTTTTTAAGTAAACTAGTCTTTTAACTCGTGCAATGCAAATTCAGAAGAAGGGAACAACTCATGGAGGTGGACTACGTAGCAGAAAAGGCCAGGAGCCAGCTGAGTCTGTTGGATCAGTGCATTGATATAGCCCCACCCCCTTGTTTATTCAGTGATATTTCAGaaaacaatgaaactaattttTTGGAAGCATGTTTGCTTCGTAACTTTTGGGCCATAGGTACCTGAGTTACCTCTACTAGGAGTGGAGAGAACTAACATTTAGATATGTTGTATGATGTTTTGTTAAGTAATTAATCTAGTCACTCTTTGCTACCAAAAAAAACTCGGGCAATGCATGAGTTTTGTGATATTAAGGTAAAATTAttactccctttttttttttttgttactttaAGTTTTgtggtcaaaattttaaaacgttgaACGAAAATTCTCACTGTTACAAATATCAAAATATTATTCCGCATGTTTGAAATATTGTCGGACTCGATCTTATCAATATATTTCCAAATTACCaacttgttttaaaaaaaatcatatataTGTACGTAATTGCAtttattgatggtcaaagtgcGTAATGGAGAcggaaaaaaaaactaaatgtaactaacaaaaaaaaaagggggaatacTTAAAACTAAATAAGCATATAATTTGTAACTAATAAATTCGCTAAAATGCCAATTGGTGTTAGtgtgagtggttaagggcctctgATTAAGCTCTTTAGTTCGAGCGTTGGGTACGAAAAAAACCTCAACTgtgagggatgctgcccattgAGATACTCATGCAAACTTGCGCGGGAGATCAGTCCACTCGTTAAAAGCGGTGGGAACTTTTCATAGTAGAAcacgaaaaaaacaaaaataaaattcccTAATATACTCcacaaattattatttttcatccACTAACGAAAATTTGTTACTAGTTTAAGTACTGCCTATATATAAGTACGTAGAAGTAGTATTCTATAATTAGATTTTTgcttaatataattaattagttgTTCCAGCATGCATTAGAATTTCAATTGCGATTAGTTCTCAATTAAATAACCGTAATGTTACGACGATTAGCACCTAATAGTAAAGCTTGTAATTAAGACAAACTTTCACGAAAATGTACATGATTGGGACCAAAGAACTAACCCTATTACCCTACTATGAGGCAAACACAAAAAAGGTAAATTGAAAAGAGATTCCACCATTTTAGTCCGTTTGACAATTGACCTTTTATTTAATTTCCCTTTATTTTTCATGCCAAAGGTTCATCTTATAATGCAGTATTTTGGGTTGGTTACTTGCCTTTGCCTAGCTAGGTGATAGAGTGAACAACATTATCAATAATGCACGGGATGACACATTCAAAATTAAGAGGTGATGTTTGTCACAGTTAGCTACGAGTTCTAGAGGATCTTAGAAGTTCTCGAAATTACAGATTACTCTGTCCTATCAGAAATAATaattgtcattgattttgatgatATATTCAAATTAAAGAGGTGATGCTTGTCACGTTAGTTACGAGTTTTAAAGGATCTTAGAAGTTCTTGAGCCACTCCGTCCaaccaaaaataataatttgttaCTCAGTAATTTGTCCTTGGTTTTACTACATTTTATCTATAATCGATCGGAAGTAATAAGTGTCATAGATTTTATTGATATATTCAAGCTTAAGAAGTGATGCATGTCACAGTTAGCTACAAGTTTTAAACGATCTTAGAATTTGGAATTACTCCTTCCAACCCGAAATAATAATGCCAATGTTATTGATTTACTCCATTtatctttataaaatttaataataTCCGATGTCCAAAAAAAACAGAATATAATTCCCTCATTTTTAAAGCATTTTTGAGAAAATTTATGTGAAATACAATATTTGTTTATAATGGgttattattactccctccgtctcattttacttgtctaattttgacaaaaagttCTCATAAAAAATTGATCAAGTGGAACAATAAAATGAGACAGAGGAAGTATTTCTGAGAGGAGAAAGTAAAAATCATCAAACATATTGTGAGAAATTGTAatacatacttcgtatattgttttgaatttagaacaaagcAGTAGAGTAAAGAATGCGAAGAACTGCATGAAATTGGGCAAGTGTTAATCAGGGGATGGGAGCACAATTTCTACAATCTGTTTAGGTTTTCTCCGAACCATCTCATTACTAAAAAGTAGCATATATGCCCCATGAACAAGATATTTAAATTATACATCAAATCCAAACAAGCATAATCCACGCGATAGAGAATTTAATCATCCAAACGTGTAATACCTTATTACAAACCTGAAACAAAATAAAGGTCTCAAGAGGCAATACTGATTAGTAATTACTATGTACAAATGGCTTTTAAAATGCGCGAGGGAGGACCGAGTGCGAGGGAGGACCGAGTGTGAGATCTCGGTACAAGGCATCAGTTCTGTTCTCAGACATCACGGCTAGAAATGTGCTCCCAGTCAGCTGATGAAGAGCAGTCATTGTTATCATACCAGCCCTCGAAAATCACACTGCTCTTGACAATTGGACCAGTTCCTTGTTCAAGCACACCTATGTCGAGGATATTCACATCTTCATCCTCGGTTAATTCTGGATATGGGCCGAATGAGATTTTCTTGATGTTGAAATCGGGTTGGGACCCGCCCATTTGTTCGGTTCCATCCTCGGCCACTGCTGTACTTGGAGTTGAATCATTGACCAACATTAAGTTTGACCCATCCATACGACTTTGTATGATCCGGAACCTAGCCATGATAGAATCCTTGAGTTCATCATTAACAACACCTAATGAGTTTGACATTTGGGAATCCTGTAAAGCTTTATCTGGGCATAAGGAACTATTGTGTCCAGGCAGATAGTTTTCATCACCTGGTGATAGTTTACCATCGTAGTTCAGGTAATCAGAGTTCTCATCCCGACACTTCAGAATTTGATATCCACCAAAAACAGAGGTATCAATATCGTTTTCTTTGGTCGTTGTGTCTGCAGCATGAAAACCATTGCCAGAATCATACAAACTCGAAGGACATTTGGGTTCAATAGAGTCTGAGCAACCAACACGGTTCCTAAGGATTTGATATCTTGCCATAACACAAGTCTCAAAGTCATTGACATGGCTGGTAACGAGTGAATCATCAGTGTCATTTCCAGAAGCACCTGGTTTGGTTGACCCTGACCTTTCATGTTCAGAGAAATGTGAGCTTGCCACCTGAGGCTTCGGAATATGGAATACCTCGATATGATTATGCTGGCTGGTTGTAGTAGTAGTAGTCTTTGGGCATTCACCATGTAGCGGGGAATCTTTATCCTCATCCTCAGTTGCTAGTTCAACCGCTCGATGTAAATCCGCAGAAACATCAGAGCTTGTAGTAGGGTTAACTTCATCTGCAACATTCTTTCAATCATTTCGAGCAACAATTTTAAACTAGATTACAAACCGCAATGAACTCAAGATAAACCTTACCTTTTACTCCATCATGTGTCTTCTTTTTCATCTCAGTCTTCATACGAAGAAAACGGGCTTTAGCAGTCATGACACACAGTGAAGCTTCCGCTTCAAGCCATAGATTTCTATATAAAAGTTTCTGCTGATCTATTTCCTCCTCCTGAAGATTCTCAGTAAGAAGCTTTTTTACAGCCTGCAGAAATAGTTGTTTGTTAAACATTAACCATGATACTATCCCCTTACTTgaattctctttttttttcccacttccATTCCAAAGAAACATACCTCCGTCATATTAGTGTTTGTAAATGGATTTCTATCATCCTTCATTGAAACATAATCCAAAATTTCCTCAGTTGTCCTACCAAGCTTCAATGAAGCAGAAAAAGCTTCAGCATTATTCACCTGAAACCCACACTAAGCAGCATAAGTAGCTCAAATATAGAATAGTGGTTTTGGGATAAGATATTAAATTTATCCAAAAGAGAAACCATAGTTAGGATATCTAAGCCGAGGCAGAGGGAGACAACTTCCTCTCAGATCAAGGAAGAAATAACTACAACAGAAAGCGAAAAACCTACCATCTGAACTGCTGGGAAATCTTTCTGGAGAAACGAGTCTGGTGAGGAAAGCACATTGGTAGGAATCGTTTGTCCAACCATCATTGACATGGAAGCATTAAGGTTGTTAATAATCTGCTTGATGGCTACAGATTGTATCTCTTCAACTTGATAACTGAAGCAGTAGCACCGCAATATTTCAGACAGATTCATCATTGTTCTTAGCAGCATGCCAACATCAATCCTTGAATCTGAATCTTCACTGGCTGATTTTACACTGGCTTCATTTACAGGAAGTGAATTTGAGCAATTGTTGACAATATTTGATGGTAAACCAAAAAAGCTCTCTGAAGCAGCAGGAGTGTTCTTTCCAATCTTTTCAGAAGGTGGTGCTGCAGAAATATTTCTTGAAGACGGCAGTTTTCCGCTAAGATCCAGTTGTGCAGTTAGAGAATGTTTTGGGTCTGAGTCTGCATTTGATTTGTTCATCGTACTCATCTTAGATGCAAGGCAGTCATCAGTGAATTGAAGGCCATCTCCAATATTAAGATCAAAACAACAGGATTTTGGGTTCACAGAACCACAATCATCATTTTGATTTGATGTGTAATCAGGAACTGGAGTCCTCCCTAAGGAAGTTACCTCATTTACTTTTCCAGAGTAAAAATCTTTAGAAGCAGAAGAGTTCGAAAAAAAGCTCTTGTTCTGGAGATCCTGAGAACCCAAACTCCTGCATCTATCTATTTTCTTCACAAGTAGATCAGAAGGCACACTTTCAGAGCGCCCAAACGGTGAAAAATAGTTAGATGAAGCTCCTTTCCAACATGGTGAATCCTCAGCTGGGTTATGGCCATCGGAACCCCCAGAATACTTCTCAGCAGAATATACAGCTTCAGCATCACTAGCTTCCATGTTCAAGGCCTCTAAACTTAATTGATGAGGAAGTTCAGCTGAAAATTTCCTTTTCTCAGAAACACCCTTGTCATCAAGCCTACTATCTGCAGTTTCTCCTATTTGGCAAGGGGATGCTGCTGTTGAGGAGGGTACAGGTCTTCTGATTCTAATGCCCGACTGGCGTTTCGAACCAAGTGGCATCTGAGGCTCCATTTGATAAGAAGAGCTGTACCCAACAGCAGTATTACTTTGGGTTGCTGCATCAATTCCCAAGGAATTCAGTTTTGCAGTTGAAGGTGTACTTTCCACTGAAGAGCTGCTCCCACCACATGGTAACTTGGTCATAGTCATGGGGAAAGTACTTGTGGTTGATGCATGACCAAACAAATAAAAACCTGTTTGGTTGAAGTGGTCCTCAGGCGAAGAACTATTTACCTTTTGAGAGCCACAAAAACTTGGAATTGATTCCAGGACTGGTTCATGAGGATGAGGGCTTTCTTTAGAGACAGATGCAAAAGAAGAGGTTTGCATTCTTGAGCATTCGGATGATGACTTACAATCCTGTTGACCCATGCCAAGGCTCCCCAGGCTATATCCTCCTCCAAATATATCAAAGCACTTATCTTTCACAGTAGAGACTTGCCCGTGTAAACTTAAGTCTTGAGTTACACAAGCCCCTGAATATAAGAACAGCCAAGATCACTGATCATGAAGCTTTCGAGGTCTCAGCTATCTATCAAAGAACATGATTAGCAGAAACAAACTCAAAGAGCTAATCTAGACAGTTTGGTTAAATTTTTGTCATGGCCCAAAGTATGCAAACATCAACAAGCTTTTACATGTTGGAGGAACACTAAAAACATTCATGTTGCTGCGAAAGACGTTTTATGATAGACATCAAGGTAAGCATAGTTTCAAG
This genomic stretch from Spinacia oleracea cultivar Varoflay chromosome 3, BTI_SOV_V1, whole genome shotgun sequence harbors:
- the LOC110797675 gene encoding peroxidase 5-like; this encodes MKMKLALAIIVVACFLSSHIEAALEVGFYRDKCPFAEAIIRDEVTKSFLRDRGIAPGIVRLHFHDCFVRGCDGSVLIDSTPTNQAEKEGPPNGNTLQGLEVIDNAKARIEAACKGVVSCADILSYAARDSISLTAGGYWDVPAGRRDGRISKASETLDIPAPSFNLDQITQSFANKGLTQDEMVALSGAHTIGRAHCSSFTNRLYNFNSTTMQDPKLNPYYAQFLKQQCPRDSQGNVDKNLVVFMNQTPFLMESSYYRNLFQNGGLFTSDQALLDSQETAREAASYAGNSLGWRRDFVQAMIKMSQIQVLTGNEGEIRANCRVINP
- the LOC110797690 gene encoding uncharacterized protein, which codes for MMTSSGSGAYRVGGSLSSSNLSPLAPPFKVDKSLPKPNSTNPAVNFSELPMYGSCFDPTPGQFWNSSSPSTSGPNCVATESVVNTTNCSSSAHTYGYRDTQSSSSPANVYYANSNAVPAYDPFSYEFPNRMSTKTDEAAKPYYPPYVPPPPQKDEYLGLGVGSGTSYDLLSYSGSAHLSGRGSAQVDHPQTMSGDGRYKSKWGFSWSGLNENEHGKWTDYTPGFVSKDLSSSSSNRSPLFVDASNKSQPFVDINFHPFADGSNNTHLFGDMSNKRHPKQGACVTQDLSLHGQVSTVKDKCFDIFGGGYSLGSLGMGQQDCKSSSECSRMQTSSFASVSKESPHPHEPVLESIPSFCGSQKVNSSSPEDHFNQTGFYLFGHASTTSTFPMTMTKLPCGGSSSSVESTPSTAKLNSLGIDAATQSNTAVGYSSSYQMEPQMPLGSKRQSGIRIRRPVPSSTAASPCQIGETADSRLDDKGVSEKRKFSAELPHQLSLEALNMEASDAEAVYSAEKYSGGSDGHNPAEDSPCWKGASSNYFSPFGRSESVPSDLLVKKIDRCRSLGSQDLQNKSFFSNSSASKDFYSGKVNEVTSLGRTPVPDYTSNQNDDCGSVNPKSCCFDLNIGDGLQFTDDCLASKMSTMNKSNADSDPKHSLTAQLDLSGKLPSSRNISAAPPSEKIGKNTPAASESFFGLPSNIVNNCSNSLPVNEASVKSASEDSDSRIDVGMLLRTMMNLSEILRCYCFSYQVEEIQSVAIKQIINNLNASMSMMVGQTIPTNVLSSPDSFLQKDFPAVQMVNNAEAFSASLKLGRTTEEILDYVSMKDDRNPFTNTNMTEAVKKLLTENLQEEEIDQQKLLYRNLWLEAEASLCVMTAKARFLRMKTEMKKKTHDGVKDEVNPTTSSDVSADLHRAVELATEDEDKDSPLHGECPKTTTTTTSQHNHIEVFHIPKPQVASSHFSEHERSGSTKPGASGNDTDDSLVTSHVNDFETCVMARYQILRNRVGCSDSIEPKCPSSLYDSGNGFHAADTTTKENDIDTSVFGGYQILKCRDENSDYLNYDGKLSPGDENYLPGHNSSLCPDKALQDSQMSNSLGVVNDELKDSIMARFRIIQSRMDGSNLMLVNDSTPSTAVAEDGTEQMGGSQPDFNIKKISFGPYPELTEDEDVNILDIGVLEQGTGPIVKSSVIFEGWYDNNDCSSSADWEHISSRDV
- the LOC110796672 gene encoding peroxidase 5-like, which gives rise to MKFLHQNIETHRSNLFMIMKRILSVIVICSLISHSQAALEVGFYRDKCPFAEAIINHEVKKSYLIDKGIAAGIVRLQFHDCFVRGCDGSIFIDSTPTNQAEKDGSTNESIRGLEVIYNAKDKLEAVCPGVLSCADILAYAARDSNVLSGGVYWDVPAGRRDGRISRASEIVDIPLPSFNLVQITESFANKGLTQADMVALSGSHSIGRSHCFQFTDRLYNHNTKTMKDPNLDPHYAQLLRIVCPKVLQEIFNQTLVVGMNQSPFYMDSSYYGNLFKHAGLFVSDQSLLDSQTTATQAASYAANDLSWKVDFAQAMIKLSQVQVLTGNQGEIRANCRVINP